The following proteins are co-located in the Arctopsyche grandis isolate Sample6627 chromosome 3, ASM5162203v2, whole genome shotgun sequence genome:
- the LOC143909344 gene encoding modular serine protease-like isoform X1, with protein MFRFVIRIQATLLLFLTGLPNGQSGSNTPVFGKRPIELQNSICTLPTQPENGTYFVISGTQEGNVVKGISSILYSCDVGYEMKIVRSLEPATSNKGFYGQINCIGNKWSHEIQCQAAGTISNSPKCVLPSLPSNGNYKIGGSFVNPGDSVDEYTIIEYTCDTNYVPSPSNEATCNNNGQWNQKVLCIAKPGRSNYCTVPTNLENGKCSIDDEVVSPGKQVDIFSVMIYECNDRYFSIGGTVIICQEDGTWSESIQCLRLCKPLISLTHEITCTLNGKTADCTQPMRDGTTAQYKCQAFHQLLSNVKISKPLKCIEGDWDDNLKQCNPDCGKEASIANPLILGGTNVSIGMAPWHVGLYQKTNGVYNQICGGTIINRKIVISAAHCFGTAGVVNKNPEDYGIAAGKIKRSWNDEEPYAIKTMVEKIHIPDTYMGHSNYLAEDLAVIAVKNLFDFSNYVHPVCYDFTSVGFRDYQTSPGTNGKIVGWGLTIEGDLTSASGFLKKAGFSVISRKKCLDTMPNEFRNYVTTDKFCTDATAENATICNGDSGGGAVFNVIDYSNTNRWYLLGVVSVGALDSTRNTCLKNSNTVFTDLHRNNDFILQSMAPYA; from the exons GGTTGCCTAATGGACAGAGTGGATCAAATACTCCGGTTTTTGG GAAGCGCCCAATTGAACTTCAAAATTCCATATGCACACTTCCGACACAGCCTGAGAATGGAACTTATTTTGTTATCTCCGGAACACAAGAAGGAAATGTTGTAAAAGGCATATCGTCAATTTTGTACAGTTGCGACGTTGGTTACGAAATGAAAAT CGTTAGATCACTGGAACCGGCTACTTCCAATAAGGGTTTTTACGGTCAGATTAATTGTATTGGAAATAAGTGGAGTCACGAAATACAGTGTCAAG cTGCGGGTACAATTTCTAACAG TCCCAAATGTGTTCTACCGAGTCTTCCTTCAAATGGAAATTACAAAATTGGAGGCAGTTTTGTGAACCCTGGCGATTCAGTGGATGAATACACCATAATAGAATACACCTGTGATACAAATTACGTTCCTTCGCCTTCTAATGAAGCTACCTGTAATAACAACGGTCAATGGAATCAAAAAGTACTGTGCATCG CAAAACCGGGACGTTCCAA CTATTGCACAGTACCGACCAATTTGGAAAATGGAAAATGCTCAATCGACGATGAGGTTGTATCTCCCGGAAAACAAGTGGATATTTTTTCCGTGATGATTTACGAATGTAACGATAGATATTTCTCAATTGGAGGCACTGTTATCATTTGTCAAGAAGACGGTACTTGGAGTGAAAGCATACAGTGTTTGA GACTATGCAAACCCCTTATATCGCTAACTCACGAAATTACGTGTACTCTCAATGGAAAGACAGCTGATTGCACACAACCGATGCGAGATGGCACTACAGCTCAATACAAATGTCAAGCCTTTCACCAGTTACTATCGAATGTGAAGATTTCAAAGCCTTTGAAATGCATTGAAGGCGATTGGGATGATAATTTAAAGCAGTGTAATCCAG ATTGCGGTAAAGAAGCATCCATTGCGAATCCATTAATTTTAGGTGGAACGAATGTGTCTATTGGAATGGCACCCTGGCACGTGGGTCTATATCAAAAAACTAATGGAGTTTATAACCAAATATGTGGTGGTACAATTATCAACAGGAAAATTGTAATCTCGG CTGCTCATTGCTTCGGCACCGCTGGAGTGGTTAATAAAAATCCAGAAGACTATGGAATTGCAGCTGGGAAAATTAAAAGGAGCTGGAATGATGAAGAACCGTATGCCATCAAAACTATG GTTGAAAAAATTCACATACCGGATACGTATATGGGACATTCTAATTATTTAGCCGAAGACTTGGCCGTGATTGCTGTGaagaatttattcgatttttccaaCTACGTTCACCCCGTTTGTTACGACTTCACCAGCGTGGGTTTTCGTGATTACCAAACGTCTCCAGGAACAAACGGCAAG ATCGTAGGATGGGGTCTCACTATTGAAGGGGATTTGACCTCTGCTTCTGGATTTTtgaaaaaagccggtttttctgTAATCAGTCGCAAAAAATGTCTGGACACCATGCCTAACGAGTTTCGAAATTATGTCACCACGGATAAATTTTGCACTGATGCTACTGCTGAAA ATGCGACAATATGCAACGGAGACAGTGGCGGTGGAGCAGTTTTCAATGTGATAGACTATTCAAATACTAATCGATGGTATTTGTTGGGCGTAGTCAGCGTTGGAGCTCTAGATAGTACGAGAAACACTTGCCTCAAAAATTCCAACACAGTTTTCACAGATCTTCACAGAAACAATGATTTCATCCTACAATCTATGGCCCCATATGCATAG
- the lolal gene encoding longitudinals lacking protein-like: MGDQQFFLKWNDFQTNMVTSFRHLRDEKSFTDVTLACEGKTCKAHKMVLSACSPYFKSLLEENPSKHPIVILKDVSYLHLQAILEFMYAGEVNVSQEQLPAFLKTAARLKVKGLAEPPPQLPTVKREG; encoded by the exons ATGGGTGACCAGCAATTCTTTCTAAAATGGAACGACTTTCAAACGAACATGGTGACGTCATTCCGGCATTTGAGGGACGAGAAGAGCTTCACCGAC GTAACGTTGGCGTGCGAAGGAAAGACATGCAAAGCTCACAAAATGGTCCTATCAGCGTGCAgtccatattttaaaagtttattaGAG GAAAACCCGTCGAAGCATCCTATTGTAATATTGAAAGACGTGTCGTACCTGCACCTGCAGGCGATACTAGAGTTTATGTACGCCGGGGAGGTGAATGTGTCACAAGAGCAGCTGCCCGCGTTCCTGAAGACGGCCGCACGCCTCAAGGTGAAGGGTCTGGCGGAGCCGCCGCCGCAACTGCCCACCGTCAAGCGGGAGGGGTAA
- the Gale gene encoding UDP-galactose 4'-epimerase, producing MSLPVILVTGGAGYVGSHTVLELLNNNYTVVVVDNLVNAHKDKGADLPEALRRVERMTGRTVYFHSVDIQNKEELTRIFNHYKIDCVMHFAALKAVGESCQIPLTYYQNNITGSSVLLEVMKNHGVYKLVYSSSATVYGIPQYLPLDEKHPTGQGCTNPYGKSKYFVEEIMKDLCSSDPLWAIISLRYFNPVGAHESGEIGEDPLGIPNNLMPFIAQVASGKLPRLQIFGSDYNTHDGTGVRDYIHISDLSAGHVSSLKCILKPDYTGFMAFNLGTGKGYSVLDVLKSFEKACGKKLPYDLVPRRPGDIDSSYADATLSKKTFNWTATKGIDDMCQDTWLWQQKNPNGFKSQ from the exons ATGTCTCTTCCGGTGATATTGGTGACGGGTGGAGCTGGCTACGTCGGCTCGCACACGGTGCTCGAACTGCTGAACAACAACTACACTGTGGTCGTTGTCGATAATTTAGTCAACGCTCACAAGGACAAGGGTGCTGATCTGCCCGAGGCTCTGCGGAGGGTCGAGAGGATGACTGGTCGGACGGTTTACTTTCACTCGGTCGATATCCAGAACAAGGAAGAACTCACGAGGATATTTAACCAC TATAAGATTGACTGTGTGATGCATTTTGCTGCTCTGAAGGCTGTCGGAGAATCTTGTCAGATTCCGTTGACTTATTACCAAAATAACATCACTGGTTCTAGTGTACTCTTAGAA GTTATGAAAAATCACGGTGTGTACAAGCTAGTTTACAGCTCGTCGGCGACTGTGTACGGCATACCCCAATATCTTCCCCTGGATGAGAAGCATCCAACCGGTCAAGGTTGTACCAATCCGTACGGCAAGAGTAAATACTTCGTCGAAGAGATCATGAAAGATCTCTGCTCCAGCGATCCG ctgTGGGCAATAATATCCTTGAGGTATTTCAATCCTGTCGGTGCTCACGAATCGGGTGAGATTGGAGAAGATCCTCTCGGGATTCCGAACAATCTGATGCCGTTTATAGCACAG GTAGCGTCTGGAAAGCTCCCTCGTCTGCAAATCTTCGGTTCAGATTATAACACGCACGACGGAACTGGCGTCCGTGACTATATCCACATTTCAGACCTGTCTGCCGGACACGTCAGCTCGCTCAAGTGCATTTTAAAACCGGACTATACCGGGTTCATGGCTTTCAATTTGG GTACTGGAAAGGGGTACTCCGTGCTGGACGTGTTGAAATCATTCGAGAAGGCCTGCGGTAAGAAGCTACCGTACGATTTGGTTCCTCGTCGTCCCGGAGACATAGACTCATCGTACGCCGACGCCACACTGTCAAAGAAAACCTTCAATTGGACGGCTACGAAGGGCATCGACGACATGTGCCAAGATACGTGGCTCTGGCAGCAAAAGAATCCAAACGGATTCAAATCTCAATAA
- the LOC143909344 gene encoding modular serine protease-like isoform X2 yields MFRFVIRIQATLLLFLTGLPNGQSGSNTPVFGKRPIELQNSICTLPTQPENGTYFVISGTQEGNVVKGISSILYSCDVGYEMKIVRSLEPATSNKGFYGQINCIGNKWSHEIQCQAAGTISNSPKCVLPSLPSNGNYKIGGSFVNPGDSVDEYTIIEYTCDTNYVPSPSNEATCNNNGQWNQKVLCIGYYCTVPTNLENGKCSIDDEVVSPGKQVDIFSVMIYECNDRYFSIGGTVIICQEDGTWSESIQCLRLCKPLISLTHEITCTLNGKTADCTQPMRDGTTAQYKCQAFHQLLSNVKISKPLKCIEGDWDDNLKQCNPDCGKEASIANPLILGGTNVSIGMAPWHVGLYQKTNGVYNQICGGTIINRKIVISAAHCFGTAGVVNKNPEDYGIAAGKIKRSWNDEEPYAIKTMVEKIHIPDTYMGHSNYLAEDLAVIAVKNLFDFSNYVHPVCYDFTSVGFRDYQTSPGTNGKIVGWGLTIEGDLTSASGFLKKAGFSVISRKKCLDTMPNEFRNYVTTDKFCTDATAENATICNGDSGGGAVFNVIDYSNTNRWYLLGVVSVGALDSTRNTCLKNSNTVFTDLHRNNDFILQSMAPYA; encoded by the exons GGTTGCCTAATGGACAGAGTGGATCAAATACTCCGGTTTTTGG GAAGCGCCCAATTGAACTTCAAAATTCCATATGCACACTTCCGACACAGCCTGAGAATGGAACTTATTTTGTTATCTCCGGAACACAAGAAGGAAATGTTGTAAAAGGCATATCGTCAATTTTGTACAGTTGCGACGTTGGTTACGAAATGAAAAT CGTTAGATCACTGGAACCGGCTACTTCCAATAAGGGTTTTTACGGTCAGATTAATTGTATTGGAAATAAGTGGAGTCACGAAATACAGTGTCAAG cTGCGGGTACAATTTCTAACAG TCCCAAATGTGTTCTACCGAGTCTTCCTTCAAATGGAAATTACAAAATTGGAGGCAGTTTTGTGAACCCTGGCGATTCAGTGGATGAATACACCATAATAGAATACACCTGTGATACAAATTACGTTCCTTCGCCTTCTAATGAAGCTACCTGTAATAACAACGGTCAATGGAATCAAAAAGTACTGTGCATCGGtta CTATTGCACAGTACCGACCAATTTGGAAAATGGAAAATGCTCAATCGACGATGAGGTTGTATCTCCCGGAAAACAAGTGGATATTTTTTCCGTGATGATTTACGAATGTAACGATAGATATTTCTCAATTGGAGGCACTGTTATCATTTGTCAAGAAGACGGTACTTGGAGTGAAAGCATACAGTGTTTGA GACTATGCAAACCCCTTATATCGCTAACTCACGAAATTACGTGTACTCTCAATGGAAAGACAGCTGATTGCACACAACCGATGCGAGATGGCACTACAGCTCAATACAAATGTCAAGCCTTTCACCAGTTACTATCGAATGTGAAGATTTCAAAGCCTTTGAAATGCATTGAAGGCGATTGGGATGATAATTTAAAGCAGTGTAATCCAG ATTGCGGTAAAGAAGCATCCATTGCGAATCCATTAATTTTAGGTGGAACGAATGTGTCTATTGGAATGGCACCCTGGCACGTGGGTCTATATCAAAAAACTAATGGAGTTTATAACCAAATATGTGGTGGTACAATTATCAACAGGAAAATTGTAATCTCGG CTGCTCATTGCTTCGGCACCGCTGGAGTGGTTAATAAAAATCCAGAAGACTATGGAATTGCAGCTGGGAAAATTAAAAGGAGCTGGAATGATGAAGAACCGTATGCCATCAAAACTATG GTTGAAAAAATTCACATACCGGATACGTATATGGGACATTCTAATTATTTAGCCGAAGACTTGGCCGTGATTGCTGTGaagaatttattcgatttttccaaCTACGTTCACCCCGTTTGTTACGACTTCACCAGCGTGGGTTTTCGTGATTACCAAACGTCTCCAGGAACAAACGGCAAG ATCGTAGGATGGGGTCTCACTATTGAAGGGGATTTGACCTCTGCTTCTGGATTTTtgaaaaaagccggtttttctgTAATCAGTCGCAAAAAATGTCTGGACACCATGCCTAACGAGTTTCGAAATTATGTCACCACGGATAAATTTTGCACTGATGCTACTGCTGAAA ATGCGACAATATGCAACGGAGACAGTGGCGGTGGAGCAGTTTTCAATGTGATAGACTATTCAAATACTAATCGATGGTATTTGTTGGGCGTAGTCAGCGTTGGAGCTCTAGATAGTACGAGAAACACTTGCCTCAAAAATTCCAACACAGTTTTCACAGATCTTCACAGAAACAATGATTTCATCCTACAATCTATGGCCCCATATGCATAG